The DNA sequence CAGGGGGCACCCAGCCTTATTTGTTCGGACAGGGGAATAATTCTCAGACGGACTCCTTGTGGGTGGGATTGCCTGCCCAGATGATGACTGTCTGGATCGAAGATAGCCAAGGCTGTCAAGATAGCGTGACGGTCGAAATTCCTATCACCCCTGATCCACAGGTGACTGCATCATGGCTTTCCAACTATGTGAATTCTCCGTTCCAATGCTTTGGAGATTCATCAGGTCAAGCATTGGCTGAGGGGCAGAATGGTACCCTTCCGTATACATTCATTTGGAGTCATGGAGAAACGGGGCCGACAGCCTTCGCGATCCCTACCGATGGTCCTTGGGAGGTGATTTTGGTGGATTCTGTGGGATGCCAAGATACCACTCAGCTTTTCGCCGATGTACCTCCGCAAATGTTCCTCGCCTTGACTATGGACCCAGTCGATTGCTTTGGGACAGCTACGGGAGCCATTTCGGCAAGGGGCTCTGGCGGTGTTCCCGGTTATTCCTATCAATGGGAACCCGGGTTAGCGGAAAAGGGGAATGAAGTTTCGGATCTGTTGGCAGGATTATACGCGGTGACGGTCACCGATTCTGCGGGGTGCCAACTGACGGATTCTGTGGAAGTGACTCAGCCGGATTCCTTGTACCTCGTGCTTGATTCGCTCAATCACCCAGATTGCGATCCCAATCGTGGATATGTGGCTTTTGAGACAATTGGAGGCAATGGCCTTGACTATGCATACACTTGGTCCGATGGTTGGATGGATGTGATGGGGGACAGGGAAGGACTCAGTGAAGGGACCTTGACGGTATGGGTGGTGGATTCGCTTGGATGCGCTGATTCAGCAACGATTGAATTGATCCGGGAGATTCCGGTCATTGCCGATTTTGGGGCGTATCCTCGTGCCAATAGCCTTGAGTCAGGAGCCCCGATTTTGCTGAACCATGCTCGTTTCCGATTGGAGAATCGATCGTCATTCGCAGTTGAATACCTATGGGATTTTGGCAACGGACATACTTCCCAAGCATTTGAGCCCGATCCATACACCTACTACGAACCCGGTACCTATACCCTTTCGCTGATTGCGTATGATCCGGATCGCGCCTGCCCAGATACTGCCAGCATCACCTTTACAGTCATAGAAAATGGCGCCTTGACACTCCCAAGTGCATTTTCTCCCAATGGAGATCTTCACAACCAAACCTTTCGGATGATTGGGAAAGGGATCGATGAGATTGAGGTTCAGATTTTCAGCCGTTGGGGACCGCTCGTCTGGTCTTGGGAAGGCATGGATGGCAGCTGGAATGGGCAGATGATTCAGGGTGGGGCCGCTCCGGAAGGGGTGTACGTAGTAGTGGTCCGAGGTAGAATGGCCGGAGGAATTCCCTTCGAGCAATCAGGAACCCTTACGCTGATTCGATAGAGCAGGGATGTAGGCGTGGGCAAGATCATCATCTTGCCCACGCCTGATTGGAGACTAAAGCTACTCAAACACTGCTAGGGCCGCAATCTCCCGGTTGGCATCCAGATCTGCCTGCACTTGATCGAGTTTGGATTGGATGGTCACGAGTGGAATGGTGCCCAGCGGAAGTCTGAGGGGAGCTTTGTCGCTGTGGGCTAAATCCACCAAGATGTCTGCCGCCTTGTCCGGATCGCCTTCTTGCTTGCCGTTCACCCCCTTGATCTTGGTTCTGAAGGTTCCGGCCGTTTCGTCATAATCCGCAATTCGATCCGCTGCCAACTGGAAGCCTGATCCCGCAAATCCTGTCCGAAAAGGTCCCGGTTGTACAATGGTCACTTGAATCCCCAATGGCGCAACCTCCGCGGCAAGTGCCTCGCTCATGCCTTCCAACGCGAATTTGCTGGCGTTGTACATCCCAAATCCAGGGAATGCCTTGATGCCTCCATGTGAGGAAATCTGGAAAATTCGCCCCTGTCGCTGATTGCGTAGCATCGGCAAAAAGGCCTGTGTGATCGCCAATGCACCGAAGAAATTGGCTTCGAACATGGCTCTGGCTTCAGCAAGACTGGTTTCCTCGATCGCGCCAGCCATGCCAAACCCCGCATTGTTGACGAGGATATCAATTTTGCCGAACGCCTGTTCAATGTCTTTGGCAACCTTGGCGATCTGGTCGATATGGGTGACATCCAGTACGATTCCTTTGGCTCGGTCTGGGAATCGAGCTTCGAATGCCTCCGCCTGTTCGGGTTTGCGAAAGGTAGCCGCAACTCGGTCACCGCGATTCAATGCTGCAAACGCGAGGGATTGACCCAGGCCACTAGAAGCACCAGTGATTACCCAAGTCTTTGCGGAGGAGGTTGAATGGTCTGTTTGATTCATGCTCCAAAGTTCCGGCATTCACGGAGGATTGGATAGGAGGATTCTGACAACTTCCGGTACTTTTGGAAGAAATGCCCGAATTAGGACTCAGTGGAGGCTGATTGATTCTGTTGAGTTCGATAGGCCTTGGGGGAAAGGCCGATTTCTTGCCGGAAGATTCGAGCGAAATAGGCACTATCCTCGATTCCCAAAGACATGGCTATATCCGAGATGGGCTCATGTGTGAAGGCCAGTAGTCGTTTGGCTTCCAGGAGTTTCCGGTTTTTGATGATCTGCGATGGAGAATGTCCCGTGACTTCCTTGCAGGCGCGATTGAGTTGGTGCGGGGTGACATGAAGCCCTTCCGCGTGATCCGCCACGGAAATGGATTGGGCATACGTCTCCTCAATTCGTTGCTGAAATCGCTTGAACAGGACCATGGAGGGCTTTTCGATGGGGACATGAACCCGATCGTGGATGGACCGCTGGATCTGGATGAGAAGGACCTGAAGCAGGGACCGCAAAAGTTCCATGCTAGGCTGGGAGCGCGAAAGTTCCCGGATCATCCATTGGATGGTTGCACGTATTTCTTGGAAGGTCTCCGTCGGAAGATCCAGATTGGGTTGCGCGTACACATTGTCGAGAAAGCTCCAAGGTAGCAACGAGTCCAAGCCATTGGGATGCATTTGGAGAAACTCGCGGGTAAAAAACAGCGTGCCTCCCTGCAAATGCCGCCATTCCACAAACTCATGAAGCTGCCCGGGAGAAATGAAAAACAAGCTCTCCGCTTCCAAATGGTAGGTTTGATCCTCAATGCCCTGAATGCTGGTTCCCTCATCTACCCACAGGATTTCGTAAAAACTATGCTTATGGGGATCTTCTACCTCGGGAACTTCCATCTTGCCAAACTCCGTGATCGCAAAAGGCATCGGCGTATCCGGCTGATTGAGGAAATGGCCGATATGGTAGAAGGGAAAGGAAAGGGGCATACTGCTATCAGCTTGTTTGGGCTGGAGATTTCTCGCGTAGGGATTCTAGGTTTTGGGCTTGTTGGAGGTGCCTGAATTCATGGGCGACGATGATGTCAAACGCCTTGTCCAAGCGGTAGACAATATTCCGGTTGGCGGGCGATGCAATCACTGTTTTCTGGCGAATGAGGTGTTCAGAACTCTCGATCATGATCTTCAGATCTGATTGGCTCTGAAGGAAGTCTTCCCAAATCTCCGAAGAGATGCCGCTTTGGCTAGGTTCCCACACAGGAAAAGTCTCAACCTTGCGCTGAGTCTCTGGCTGAACCGATTTGAGGATCATCTTGCCCATGAAGGTGGCGAAGAAAGGGATTTTGGCCTGCCAAGGCAATGGGTACTTCCCTGCTCGAATTTGGTCCGGAATGTAAAGGTAAGACTGATTGATCTGGATGAGGTGATCCAGAATCTGACCCACACTCCAAGCGGATGCATGGGGTTGCCAATTGATGGATTCAGGAGACAGTTCGGGCACCCAGGAAGCAAATGCTTGGGTGACTTCATCTATTTGGGAGGTCCATTTGGCGATAGCTGGTTGCATCGAGTAATAGCGATTGGGAAGGTGGATAGGAATGGGCAAAAGGGAACTCTTTAGTCCTTTTTGCGGCGAAATTCTCAGGCGAAAGTTACGACTAATCCCTATCCGCCACCAATTAAATATTGCGAGAGCAAGAATTTTCCACGAGGCCCCACCATCAAATCCTTGCCCGCTAGCCACATATCCATCAAAACAGGGGCATCTGCTTGAATGCCCCCGCCTGATTTTATGGAGTGTATGGAAAATTAAATGCTTAGGATGCCTGAGGGAAAATCTCCAGCGTCCAGTTCGAACTCGCCGGAGAGGTGATTTGTTCGACAAGGGGGATTCTACGTCCGTACCCGTATTTGTCCCAATATGCTTGGTCGATTCGAGGAAGCATGTCCTTCAGATCCACAGGCAGATACCCTGTGATGGGGATCACTTCCTGATCACACAATAGGTATCCGTACTCGTCTTGCATGAAGGTGGCAAACCACCCCGCTGGGTCATGGCCTCCCGATCTGACAAAGATTCGGTCTTCCACTTCCACAATCCAGATATCAAGGAAACGATTGAATCGGTTGCCTGAGTTGATCCCCACCGTATCGAGGTTCCTCGCATACAGGTGCAGGGCCTTTCGGTGTCCGATGGCGTGCATGAGTTGTAGGTTAGGTTGATGGTTTTGGTCATGGGGAGCAGACCCGAAGGTGCTACCCAAAATCATGGAGACCTAACCTCGAAGTGCCGAGAAGGTTTTGGAATTGCTGGGTTTGAACGGTTGGATTTCGCTGCGTCAATGGTGTCAATGGGCGGGCCAATGGTTGCGCTACATTCCTTTGAGCTTGTCGAATCGCTCAAAGACTGCCTGAATACTGGGGTGGGATCTGGGGTCCTCGCCTTTGGCATAATTGGCGGGAAGCCCGAAAGAGAATTGTAGGACGGGCCGTCCTGCCCATCGCATGGCATACACCCGGTCGCACCCATGAGAAGAGGTCGGTGACCAGAGCCAACCTCCATATACAGGTTCCCCTTCCACATAGATGGCAAAGGCAAGTCCCTCGTCAGGAATCGTGAGTTGAGACAGCTTGGCAACTCCCTGTTCTGTCAGTTTCAGCGTGTGGACTCCCCAATCATAGTATTCGATATCTTGAATCGACAGGAGCGGGCTCTGCGAAAGGTCGGTCTGACCGATATCTAGGCAGTAGGTACAGGGAGCTTGCTCGCCATGAGGCCGAGCTTCCGGGAGGAGATATAACCCGAAGGCTGTCTGGGCCTGGATGGGAAGATTCCAGAAGATTAGGGTCAAAACCGACAGGATATGAAATCGCATGGCAAGGGTGGATTGGCTAGGAATAAACGCTTGGTCAAAAAGTGCCTGACTTTCCAGTATTCGAATTCGCGAATTCTTGTAAATTCTCTTTTAAGGGATTGCAAAATTGTTGGGGAACATGCTCCGGAGGGGAGATTATCGCTCGGAAGATTCCGCAAATGCCTTGAAGTCCTGCAGGTACTTCATGGATTGTTTTTTGAACGCGCCCGGCATGAGCCAGCCCATCAGTTTCATGAATCCACCAAATCGGAAGGTTTGCTCGGTCACCCAGCGGGTTTGATCGGGACCGTGTTCATGGAAGAAGTTCTTGACCTCGTTCCAGACATTGGCTGCTTCATACGTGGCCGAAAACTCCGAGGGCAGATCCCGAGAGAGGATGGTTTCGGTCATTTCGATGGTCCGCTTGCCCATCTGATAGGTGAGCTTGGATTGGGCTCCCGCTTGTCCGGGCGTTCCGGAAAGGGGTTCAAGACTGATGAAGCCCGTCTGCCAATGCTTCATATTGTCTGGGTTGTCAAATAACTCAATGACTTGATCCCGAGGGAGGTCGATGATGATTTCGCAGGTGTAATTCATAGGCGAAATATAATCATGCCCGAATGAATATGCGACTATCCGCCTGATTATGGCTCCGAGATTTGAGCGGCACTGGCGGGAACCTCCAAGGTCTCGTAAAAAGTGATCTGGATCGTTCCCGTTTCTAGGTATTGAACCTTCTCCCGGAGGAGGGTCGATCCTTGGTATTCAAACACGGAAATCTGGCTGGGAGTGGCTCCCCGGTAATGCGTTTCGGAGGTTTTTCTACCTTTTCGGTCGTATTCAAAGGTCTGGAACTGCTCGGTCCCTTCGGCCAGATTTCGGGACATGATTCCCGTGACAAGTCCCTTGCGATTGTAGCTGTAAAAGATCTCCGATTGGACGCCAGCCTGTTTGGAATGCCGTTCCAAGATTTTGCGGCCTTTCCGATCGTACTGGTACTCGATCGTGGCAGTAAGGAGGGCGGCGACGAAAGGGTTGGCTTCTTGTGGGATTTGGGTGCGCTTCAGCATTCTCCCCTTGGCGTCCCGCACATACTGAAACTCCCAACCCGAAGTGTGTCCTTGATCATTTTGAACCTGTTGCCCGATCATCTCGCCCGCATCATTTCGGATGACTGTGACGGTATCCCAAAATTCCCCGCCAGAGAATTCGTGGTAGGCGCCGATTTTTCTGCCCTGTTCATCAAAATAGGTTTTGGAGACCGAAAGCGTGGGCGCATAGGTGTACGTCTCCAAGATCCGCTCATGTCCATCCTTGTCGCGCCATGACTTTGCGGTGATGACGGTATCTGAGGGCATCAGCGTGGAATCCATCCGGAAGGAATAGGCCACAACCACTTCTTGGGCATGCACGGATTGAGCAACCGCCAAGAGCATCCAAACCATACAACCAAACCGGATCATCGAGCACATACGCATGGGAAATCGCTTATGAGCGTGAAGATAAGCAATCTATCCAACGGACCATGAGATTCTAGGGGAGGAGGGCGTATCCCGGCGAACGAGCCTAGCGGGTTCTGCTTGGGCATGCGAGTCGCCGGGTCGGGCCCTTGCGTGCTCGCTGATCGCTCGGTCCACGATCTGGGGGCGATAGACCGCCGCCCCCAGATCGTGGACTCCGCCTAAGGGCGGCCACTTCAGACCCCTTACGCCGCCGCAGGCCATCCGCACATGAACAATAAACCTGTCATCCCATGCTGAGGCGGATTTCGGCAAATGCTTGAAATCCATCCAAGCGCTGTAGGCGCGACACCCCACAGGCAAGGGTTTCAACCCTTGACCCATCTTGCATGGCATCCTAAAGAAATCGCCGAGGGGGCATTTGGAGTGGGCTTGGCATGATTTTCCACCCTTGGCAAAAAACAGACCCAGCATGCACGAAGCGTGAGATCCCGCATAAATTTCCCCACCGCACAGGCGCCACCGCATCGAAATTTTGCGGGATGAGGCATTTTTTTTCGTTTGACTGGATGTTCCGCGCTCAGGAGATTCCCGATCGGCAAGCTGAGGCGGATTGTGGCAAATGTTCGGGCTGTAGGTAATCCGGCAGCTGAGGCGGATTTCGTCAAGTGCGTTTGCCCGTGGGTAATCCGGCTCCTGCTAAGCATGCACTTAGCATCCATCCAAGCGCTGTAGGCGCGACACCCCACAGTCAAGGGTTTCAACCCTTGGCTGCATCGAAATTTTGCGGGATGAGGCATTTTTTTCGTTTGGCTGGATGTTCCGCGCTCAGGAGATTCCCGATCGGCAAGCTGAGGCGGATTTCGTCAAGTGCATTTGCCCGTGGCTAATCCGGCAGCTGAGGCGGATTTCGTCAAGTGCGTTTGCCCGTGGGTAATCCGGCTCCTGCTAAGCATGCACTTAGCATCCATCCAAGCGCTGTAAGCGCGACACCCCACAGGCAAGGGTTTCAACCCTTGACCCATCTGAAATCCATTCAAGCGCTGTAGGCGCGACACCCCACAGGCAAGGGTTTCAACCCTTGACCCATCTGCGTCTACATCTGCGTCTTCCTCATGGGACGGAATGGCACCCATTTGAAAAAATATCCCGAAAGCTTGTCATATTGGGTTGGCAGCAGGTACTAACCCCATAGAAAATGCCCAAAAACCCATGATCATCACCGACCTCCAACAACAGGCTTTTACGGATTTGCTGGATGCGCATCAGGGAATCCTGATCCGGATGAGCCGGGTCTACAGCCGCAACGAATCGGACCGGAAGGATCTGTTTCAGGAAATGGTCTTCCAGCTTTGGCGGGCTTGGCCCAACTATCGGGGAGAAGCTGCGGCTTCGACTTGGATGTACCGGGTTGCGCTCAATACTGCGCTGAAATTCTATAGCCTCCTGCGCAGGAAAAAGGACCGGAGTATGGAGCTCTCCGCCATCTCGTTTGAGCCCAGCCATCAGGATACACCGGAGCAACAAGTCGAGCGGGACTCTCAGGTGGACCGACTCTATGCCTGTATCTCTCAACTGCCGGAGCCGGACCGCACCATCGTCCTCATGTATCTGGAAGAATTGCCGTACCGGGAAATCGCCCAAGTCACCGGCCTCACTGAAAATCATGTCGCCGTGAAAATGAAACGCGCCAAATCCAAACTCTTCAACTGCCTCAATGCCTAATCCCATGAACGAACAAGATTGGAAGAATCTGTGGCAGGAATCAGCCACCGACCTGCATGTACACTATCACGCCGATCAGTTGGAAGCGGAGCTCAACCAGAGATTGGACAAGGTGAGCCAACAGGTCAATCGACGAAATCGGAGAGAAACCCTCGCAGCCATCGCGGTGGGAATGGTCGCTGTCCCGCTGTCCTTGATCATGCCTGAATTGCTGGCCCGAATCGGCTTTGCATGGATGGCGCTCTATGCACTTGGCGTCCTATACGTCATTCGCAAGGTCAAGCAGACCCAGCCGGATACCGATCTGGAAATGGATCAGCAGACCTACCTCACCTCGCATATCCACTACCTCAAGCTGGAGCGGAAAATGCTCAGAAATGTCCTGTGGTGGTATCTGGCACCGGCCTGGGTAGCGGCAACGCTCGTCTTTATGGGGGTGAGCTCGACTTGGCAGGAATGGGTGGGCTTTCAAGTCTTCATCTTGGCCATGTATGGATGGATCCTCCGGATGAATCTCAAAGCCGCCAAGGATACCTTTGATCCTTTGATTCAAGACCTCGAAGCACAATTGTCCCAATTCTCAACCCACGAAGCATGAAACGTACCCTTCTTCTCATCCTCGCAGCAGTTGTCCTGATCCTCCTTGGAGGCTTCGGTTTTCTGGTCTGGTATTTCCTGCCAGATTCCGGGAAAATTACCCAATTTATCGATGAGCATCCCGATCAGGTGTCGTACTGCTTGATCCGGAATGGGGAGGTCGCCAAGTCCCACCGAGCAAAAGCTGTTGGGCCCCTCGCATCGACCGTCAAAATCGTGGTAGCCATCGAATATGCCGAACAGGCCGCGGCAGGACTGATCGATCCAGATGCATGGATCTCTCTTGATTCGGTGAACCGCTTCTATCTCCCCGATACAGATGGCGGGGCACAGCCGGGCTGGCTGGCTTCCATTTCGGAAAAGACGCAGCAAGATCAAGTCCAAGTCCGAGAAATTGCCAAGGGCATGATTCAGTTCAGTTCCAATGCCAATACCGAATGGTTGATGGATCGTCTTGGGTACGATTCCATACAGGCGCGTCTCGTGAAGCTGGGGCTCCAGGACCACACCGAAATTCACTATATCGTCTCGGCCTTGCTGGTGGGGAAAGTGGCATTTCCGGGGTTGAAGGGATCGGATTTGGTGGAAGCTTTGAGAAACATGGATATGTCCACCTATCGGCAATATTGCCATGAAATCCATGCTGCGCTCAAGGCAGACACGCTCATGAAGCAGGATTTGGGCGATTTCAGCATGCCGGTACAGCGTGTATGGTCGGACCGCCTTCCGGCATCGTCGCCTGAGACGTATGCCCGATTGGTTAGGCAGATCAATCAACGGACGTTTGATCCCGCCGCGCAAGTATACCTCAGCGAGACGATGGAGAGATTGATGGAAAACCCGGCCAACCAATCTTGGCTCAAGCATGCGGGGCAGAAGGGCGGCTCGACGGGTTTTGTCCTGACCAAAGCGATGTATGCCACGACCTTGGCCGGCGAATCTGTGGAATTGGCTTATTTCTTCCATGACCTCGATCCCCTTCAAGTGCAATTGCTATCGATGAGCATGAATGCCTTTGAACTGGAGGTTTTGCAAGGGAATTGGTAGGTAGGGTTGTGTTCTATGATTGAGCTGGATTAGACATGGGCCGATTTCTCATGCCGAAATCCGGCTCTTGCTAGATGTACAGCCCAACCCATTTGCCTCATCCCTGAAAATCCCCGCGATGGCCGCCCCCAGAGCTGCATCTAATCCACCATCATGTCATCCTGAACGGCCATAGCCTAGGCTTCTAGCGATGGCTGGCGATTCAGGATCTGCTGAGGCGGATTTCGGCAAGCACTCGGGCTGTGGGTAATCCGGCAGCTGAGGCGGATTTCGTCAAGTGCGTTTGCCCGTGGGTAATCCGGCTCCTGCTAAGTATGCACTTAGCATCCATTCAAACGCTGTAGGCGCGACACCCCACAGGCAAGGGTTTCAACCCTTGGCTGCTTCGAAATTTTGCGGGATGAGGCAATATTTTCGCTTGGGATGATGCTCCGCGCTTGGGCTGGGCATTTATTCCTCTCACTCAACGCGTCATCCCGGAAGGGCTTAAGCCGAGGCCTTTGAGCGTTGGGGCCCTATCCGGGATCTCCCCGAGCTAGCATGGCATCCTAAGGAAATCGCCGAGGGGGCATGTCGAGTGGACTCGGCATGATTTCCCACGCTTGGCAAAAAACCAGCCCCAGCATGCACGAAGCGTGAGATCCCGCATAAATTTCCCCACCGCACAGGCGCCACCGCGTCGAAATTATGCGGGATGAGGCATTTTTTTTCGTTTGGCTGGATGTTCCGCGCTCAGGAGATTCCCGATCGGCAAGCTGAGGCGGATTTCGTCAAGTGCGTTTGCCCGTGGGTAATCCGGCTCCTGCTAAGCATGCACTTAGCATCCATCCAAGCGCTGTAGGCGCGACACCCCACAGGCAAGGGTTTCAACCCTTGACCCATCTGAAATCCATCTAAGCGCTGTAGGCGCGACACCTCACAGGCAAGGGTTTTAACCCTTGGCTGCGTTGAAATTTCACGGGATGAGGCCGGAAATTATTTGGGAAGGAAGGATGCCCCACGGAGGTTTGAGGCCGAAGTCTGGCTCAGGTCAAGCTATCCTTTGCTCTTTTTCCTTCGTTTCTTTCCTTCTGGACATTTGAGCTTTTTGTACCACCTTTGGTAAGTTTCCGGTAGGTTTACATATAGGATGAGCCCGCTACCATCGTATTGATGTCGATCGATCGGGTGGATTCTGGTGAGAGACCCCATGCGATCGTAGAATTCTTCTATTCCACCACTGCAGGGGACAGATGGGTGATTCAGTAACCATTCCAGTTTTTCGCAATCCGTGGCCGTACTATCATAAAATATATAGCAGACTGCAAACGGACTTCCATCGAACCGCCAAGTGGAGTCTTGTTGGTCATAGAGGGAATCTATTTGGGCGTAGGTTGTACCCAAAAAAGAGATTCCATAGAAAAGAAATGTACAGGTATATATAAGAATTGTATGCTGCATGTTGTCGTGCTTGATAGGCTTCTTCAGCCGTTCATTAACTAATCTGCTCCCCGCAATTCGGGCAGAACTTGTAGCGCTTTTCCAGCTTGGTGCCGCATTGGGTGCAATGGTTCATGGGATTGGAGTGCGTGAAGCTGGTCGGAGCGCCAAAGTCTATTTCGGAGGTGTGTTCTATCACGGACTCCGAATGGGACGTGGTTTTTTTCCCAATTAAGATGGCGATGAATGATATAACTCCGATCAGTCCAAATCCAATTCCAACGACTGCAACAATGGGTGCAGGAGGATTCGAAGCAAAGGAGAAGCCAGAAATTGCAAAGACAAGCATGAAGATTCCCCCTACGATTTTTCCCAAAATGCTGGAAGTGGGGGATTCGTCAGTTGTGAATCGGGTGTGTTTCTTCATGTTCATGGTTTAGAGATTCATACTATTTGTGCGAAAATTTCCTTTTTGCTAAAGAATCATTTCATACGAATATAATGGATATTCCGGTTTTGGGGAAGTTGATAGCCCGTCATGATTTCTGTAAAACCTAATAAACACCGCCCAGTCCAAGACCGAGCGGTGTCACCGTTCATCGTTTTACCTATACGTAATAAATTTTCAGCTGATTATTGCCACTCCGAGATGTAGTCGCTATCGATCCAGATCCGGCCTGTGCCGACCGGGATCAGTATAGCGTCCAAATCATCTCCCTCCTTGTCGGTCATGAGGAAAGCATATTGGAAATCCTTTACGCCATCGTCAGTGATCACTCCGGTCATGATCACCGCCTGGGTGTATTGGATTCCTTGGACATCGCCAGCAAGCTCTGAAAAGATGGTGAAGCCATTTCCTTCTCCGGCGATGATTCCACCGATCCCGCTGCCTTGGTCTGTACCATTGGGTTGGTGGTAGCTGATGGAAACCGTCTTTTCTGCCGGATCGAAGTTTTCGAAGGTGTATTCATAGGCCTGAACCTCTTTGCCCACTTCCCAAGGATCTTGAGGTCCGAATGGGATCAGAAGCTCAAAAGGTTCGATGTGAAGTGCGCCGTCTATGACTGGCGGATTGGTTCCTTCATGGACATTGAATCCCAAGGCTTCGAGGGAGTCGATAGTCTCACGCGGAACAATGTCGAGAATCTCTTCTACGAATTCAATTTCATCTTCATCAAGGGGACGCTCCAGACAGCCGCTCAATCCCACAATCAGGGAGAGCAACAATAGGGGCAGGACGATGGAAGGCTTGCGCATGAATAACATTGGGTGATGGGTATTAGTGATGATTAATTGGATGCTGATACATGCGCAATATCAGCGAGATCTCGACGGTCATCAACCCCTCGTTTGTAGCGTTATCGACCCATAATGGTGATAGGTCCACGATTTTGTATGCGTGTCGCCCGCGTATGGTTTAGGGAGCCAGCGTTTTCTCCATGCAAATACTATTCGGGGATTCGTGATATGGCGGATAATTGGGAATTCGACAAAACCCTGCTCGCTCATACAGTCTGATCGCCGGAAGTTGATTGACGCCAGTCTCGAGGATGCAAGCGCGATAGTTCAATTCTCTCATCCAATCTTCCAATTCTTTCAACACTCGC is a window from the Pontibacter sp. G13 genome containing:
- a CDS encoding oxidoreductase; protein product: MNQTDHSTSSAKTWVITGASSGLGQSLAFAALNRGDRVAATFRKPEQAEAFEARFPDRAKGIVLDVTHIDQIAKVAKDIEQAFGKIDILVNNAGFGMAGAIEETSLAEARAMFEANFFGALAITQAFLPMLRNQRQGRIFQISSHGGIKAFPGFGMYNASKFALEGMSEALAAEVAPLGIQVTIVQPGPFRTGFAGSGFQLAADRIADYDETAGTFRTKIKGVNGKQEGDPDKAADILVDLAHSDKAPLRLPLGTIPLVTIQSKLDQVQADLDANREIAALAVFE
- a CDS encoding AraC family transcriptional regulator, with translation MPLSFPFYHIGHFLNQPDTPMPFAITEFGKMEVPEVEDPHKHSFYEILWVDEGTSIQGIEDQTYHLEAESLFFISPGQLHEFVEWRHLQGGTLFFTREFLQMHPNGLDSLLPWSFLDNVYAQPNLDLPTETFQEIRATIQWMIRELSRSQPSMELLRSLLQVLLIQIQRSIHDRVHVPIEKPSMVLFKRFQQRIEETYAQSISVADHAEGLHVTPHQLNRACKEVTGHSPSQIIKNRKLLEAKRLLAFTHEPISDIAMSLGIEDSAYFARIFRQEIGLSPKAYRTQQNQSASTES
- a CDS encoding DinB family protein, which produces MQPAIAKWTSQIDEVTQAFASWVPELSPESINWQPHASAWSVGQILDHLIQINQSYLYIPDQIRAGKYPLPWQAKIPFFATFMGKMILKSVQPETQRKVETFPVWEPSQSGISSEIWEDFLQSQSDLKIMIESSEHLIRQKTVIASPANRNIVYRLDKAFDIIVAHEFRHLQQAQNLESLREKSPAQTS
- a CDS encoding DUF2255 family protein, producing the protein MHAIGHRKALHLYARNLDTVGINSGNRFNRFLDIWIVEVEDRIFVRSGGHDPAGWFATFMQDEYGYLLCDQEVIPITGYLPVDLKDMLPRIDQAYWDKYGYGRRIPLVEQITSPASSNWTLEIFPQAS
- a CDS encoding SRPBCC family protein translates to MNYTCEIIIDLPRDQVIELFDNPDNMKHWQTGFISLEPLSGTPGQAGAQSKLTYQMGKRTIEMTETILSRDLPSEFSATYEAANVWNEVKNFFHEHGPDQTRWVTEQTFRFGGFMKLMGWLMPGAFKKQSMKYLQDFKAFAESSER
- a CDS encoding sigma-70 family RNA polymerase sigma factor, whose amino-acid sequence is MIITDLQQQAFTDLLDAHQGILIRMSRVYSRNESDRKDLFQEMVFQLWRAWPNYRGEAAASTWMYRVALNTALKFYSLLRRKKDRSMELSAISFEPSHQDTPEQQVERDSQVDRLYACISQLPEPDRTIVLMYLEELPYREIAQVTGLTENHVAVKMKRAKSKLFNCLNA
- a CDS encoding serine hydrolase; the protein is MKRTLLLILAAVVLILLGGFGFLVWYFLPDSGKITQFIDEHPDQVSYCLIRNGEVAKSHRAKAVGPLASTVKIVVAIEYAEQAAAGLIDPDAWISLDSVNRFYLPDTDGGAQPGWLASISEKTQQDQVQVREIAKGMIQFSSNANTEWLMDRLGYDSIQARLVKLGLQDHTEIHYIVSALLVGKVAFPGLKGSDLVEALRNMDMSTYRQYCHEIHAALKADTLMKQDLGDFSMPVQRVWSDRLPASSPETYARLVRQINQRTFDPAAQVYLSETMERLMENPANQSWLKHAGQKGGSTGFVLTKAMYATTLAGESVELAYFFHDLDPLQVQLLSMSMNAFELEVLQGNW
- a CDS encoding zinc-ribbon domain-containing protein; the protein is MKKHTRFTTDESPTSSILGKIVGGIFMLVFAISGFSFASNPPAPIVAVVGIGFGLIGVISFIAILIGKKTTSHSESVIEHTSEIDFGAPTSFTHSNPMNHCTQCGTKLEKRYKFCPNCGEQIS